A stretch of Verrucomicrobiota bacterium DNA encodes these proteins:
- the ahcY gene encoding adenosylhomocysteinase: MTNTTDYKVADITLAEWGRKEIIIAEQEMPGLMSIRKKYAQEKPLKGVRITGSLHMTIQTAVLIETLTELGADVRWASCNIFSTQDQAAAAIAVTGVPVFAWKGESLEEYWWCTYKAISFDGGKGPQMVVDDGGDVTLLLHKGYELEDGDDWVNTPSGNHEEQVIKDLLKQVYKENPTRWHDMVKEWRGVSEETTTGVHRLYKLHEKGKLLVPAFNVNDSVTKSKFDNLYGCRHSLVDGLNRAIDVMISGKVAVICGYGDVGKGSAQSLRGQGARVIITEIDPINALQAAMEGYEVTTLEDTLGRADIYVTTTGNVGVISFEHMKHMKDQAIICNIGHFDNEIEVDKLQADKTVKHTNIKPQVDKYTFPSGNEIFLLAEGRLVNLGCATGHPSFVMSASFSNQTLAQLELWKNRETYKPGVYVLPKKLDEEVARLHLDKIGVKLTQLTKEQAEYLDVSAEGPYKPAHYRY; this comes from the coding sequence ATGACCAACACCACCGATTACAAAGTAGCCGACATCACACTAGCCGAATGGGGCCGCAAGGAGATCATCATCGCCGAGCAGGAGATGCCCGGTCTCATGTCGATAAGAAAAAAGTACGCACAGGAGAAGCCACTTAAGGGCGTCCGCATCACCGGTTCGCTCCACATGACTATCCAGACGGCGGTCTTGATCGAGACTCTCACCGAGCTCGGAGCCGATGTACGCTGGGCCAGCTGTAACATCTTCTCGACCCAAGATCAGGCCGCAGCGGCGATCGCCGTCACCGGCGTTCCTGTCTTCGCATGGAAGGGCGAGAGCCTCGAGGAATATTGGTGGTGCACCTACAAAGCCATCTCCTTCGATGGCGGCAAGGGCCCCCAGATGGTTGTCGATGACGGCGGTGACGTAACACTCCTGCTTCACAAGGGCTACGAGCTCGAGGATGGTGATGACTGGGTCAATACCCCCTCTGGCAATCACGAAGAGCAGGTCATCAAGGACCTCCTCAAACAGGTCTACAAAGAGAACCCGACCCGCTGGCACGATATGGTCAAGGAATGGCGCGGCGTCTCCGAGGAGACTACCACCGGTGTCCATCGTCTCTACAAGCTCCACGAGAAGGGCAAACTACTCGTTCCTGCCTTCAACGTGAACGACTCCGTCACCAAGTCGAAGTTCGACAACCTCTATGGTTGCCGCCACTCGCTGGTCGACGGACTGAACCGCGCCATCGACGTCATGATCTCCGGCAAAGTCGCCGTCATCTGTGGCTACGGCGATGTCGGCAAGGGTAGTGCCCAATCGCTCCGCGGACAGGGAGCACGCGTTATTATCACTGAGATCGATCCGATCAATGCCCTCCAGGCTGCGATGGAAGGCTACGAGGTCACAACGCTTGAGGATACCCTCGGTCGTGCCGACATCTATGTCACTACCACGGGTAACGTTGGCGTCATCAGCTTCGAGCACATGAAGCACATGAAGGACCAAGCGATCATCTGCAACATCGGTCACTTCGATAATGAGATCGAGGTCGACAAACTCCAGGCAGACAAAACAGTCAAGCACACCAACATCAAGCCCCAGGTCGATAAGTACACCTTCCCGAGCGGCAACGAGATCTTCCTTCTTGCGGAGGGACGCCTTGTGAATCTTGGCTGTGCCACGGGTCATCCCAGCTTCGTCATGAGCGCCAGCTTCAGCAATCAGACCCTGGCTCAGCTTGAGCTCTGGAAGAACCGCGAGACCTACAAACCCGGCGTCTATGTCCTACCCAAGAAGCTCGACGAGGAAGTTGCCCGCCTCCACCTCGATAAGATCGGAGTGAAGCTCACACAGCTCACCAAGGAGCAGGCCGAGTACCTCGACGTCTCCGCCGAGGGACCCTACAAGCCAGCGCATTACCGCTACTAG
- a CDS encoding metalloregulator ArsR/SmtB family transcription factor, whose amino-acid sequence MASILQSLRALSEPTRLRLLALLLEEELSVAELQEALGMGQSRISASLGMLRRQGLVLDRRVGKNIYYTAVVSAIAPLRDAVTAAVSELPEGERDRHALQLVLNKRRDRAADYFDKLAGKFGRTYVPGRSWQALAHGLLRLMPPMVIADMGAGEGTLSQLLARTAKQVIAIDNSPKMVEYGARIATENGYANLEYRLGDLEEPPVESGSVDVVLFSQALHHAARPQRAVESAFRILKPGGRILILDLASHTYEQAKELYAHVWLGFSGVELHSMLEKVGFTDLEVSIVAREQQAPNFQTILATGSKN is encoded by the coding sequence GTGGCGTCAATCCTCCAATCCCTCCGCGCTCTCTCCGAGCCGACCCGTCTGCGTCTGCTGGCACTTCTGCTTGAGGAGGAGCTCTCGGTGGCAGAGCTGCAGGAGGCTCTCGGGATGGGGCAATCACGTATCTCGGCCAGTCTGGGAATGCTTCGCCGTCAGGGTCTCGTCCTCGATCGTCGTGTCGGGAAGAATATCTATTACACCGCCGTAGTTTCGGCGATCGCCCCGCTCCGAGATGCCGTCACTGCTGCGGTTTCCGAGCTTCCCGAGGGTGAACGCGATCGTCACGCGCTCCAACTCGTGCTTAACAAACGACGGGACCGCGCGGCCGATTACTTTGACAAGCTCGCCGGAAAGTTCGGTCGCACCTACGTTCCCGGCCGCTCCTGGCAGGCGCTTGCCCATGGTCTTCTGCGCCTCATGCCGCCCATGGTCATCGCCGACATGGGGGCAGGGGAGGGAACGCTCTCACAGCTTCTGGCCCGCACTGCCAAGCAAGTCATTGCGATCGATAACTCACCCAAGATGGTCGAATACGGTGCACGCATCGCGACGGAAAATGGCTATGCCAATCTGGAATACCGGCTCGGGGATCTCGAGGAGCCACCGGTCGAATCAGGCTCGGTCGATGTGGTCCTCTTCAGCCAGGCCCTCCATCATGCCGCGCGTCCGCAGCGTGCTGTGGAAAGTGCTTTCAGGATCCTCAAGCCGGGAGGGCGAATCCTCATCCTTGATCTGGCCAGCCATACCTATGAGCAGGCCAAGGAACTCTATGCTCATGTCTGGCTTGGCTTCTCCGGCGTGGAGCTTCACTCCATGCTAGAGAAAGTCGGCTTCACCGACCTCGAGGTGAGCATTGTGGCCCGCGAACAGCAGGCCCCGAACTTCCAGACGATTCTGGCGACGGGTAGCAAGAATTAA
- the metK gene encoding methionine adenosyltransferase, with the protein MSRSYIFSSESVGEGHPDKVCDTISDAILDACLALDPSSRVACETYAKSNIVVIGGEITVPKLKNKPLESALNLGKIVRDAIREIGYHHDDDVFHADTVFINNIITSQSPDIAQGVDAKKATGKKTAEQGAGDQGLMFGYACDETPELMPAPIMYAHRLGSELTRLRKSGAAKWLRPDAKSQVSVEYVDGKPTRIVNVVISTQHAEGISHKEIEKFCIEKVIRKVLPAKMLTKKTEFLINPTGRFVIGGPQGDTGLTGRKIIVDTYGGMGRHGGGAFSGKDPTKVDRSAAYMGRYVAKNVVAAGLAARCEVQFAYAIGHPDPVSIHIDTFGTATVPEEAIEVAVKKTFGFKPSEIISQLKLRRPIYSKTTNYGHFGKSDSDITWEKTDKAVALKKAALSAAKLK; encoded by the coding sequence ATGTCACGCAGCTACATCTTCTCCTCTGAATCCGTCGGCGAAGGCCATCCCGACAAAGTTTGCGACACCATTTCTGATGCCATCCTCGATGCCTGCCTGGCGCTGGATCCCAGCAGCAGAGTCGCCTGCGAGACCTATGCCAAGAGCAACATCGTCGTGATCGGTGGGGAGATCACGGTTCCCAAACTCAAGAATAAGCCCCTCGAATCCGCTCTCAATCTTGGAAAGATCGTCCGCGATGCGATCCGAGAGATCGGATATCACCATGACGATGATGTCTTCCATGCCGACACCGTCTTCATCAACAACATCATCACGTCGCAGAGCCCCGACATCGCCCAGGGTGTCGATGCGAAGAAGGCCACGGGCAAGAAGACCGCCGAGCAGGGTGCCGGCGACCAGGGTCTCATGTTCGGCTATGCGTGCGACGAGACTCCAGAGCTGATGCCCGCTCCGATCATGTATGCCCACCGCCTTGGTAGTGAACTCACACGCCTCCGCAAGAGCGGCGCGGCCAAGTGGCTCCGCCCCGACGCGAAGAGTCAGGTCTCCGTCGAGTATGTCGACGGGAAGCCGACCCGCATCGTGAACGTGGTCATTTCAACCCAACACGCCGAGGGAATCTCACACAAGGAGATCGAGAAGTTCTGCATCGAGAAAGTCATCCGCAAGGTCCTGCCCGCCAAGATGCTCACCAAGAAGACCGAGTTCCTGATCAACCCGACCGGCCGATTTGTTATCGGCGGTCCTCAGGGGGACACCGGCCTCACCGGCCGCAAGATCATCGTCGACACCTATGGCGGAATGGGACGGCATGGGGGTGGAGCCTTCTCTGGGAAAGATCCCACGAAGGTCGACCGCTCGGCCGCCTACATGGGCCGCTATGTTGCCAAGAACGTAGTTGCCGCCGGCCTTGCCGCGCGCTGCGAGGTGCAGTTCGCCTACGCGATCGGTCATCCTGATCCCGTCTCGATCCACATCGACACCTTCGGAACTGCCACTGTTCCCGAGGAGGCCATCGAGGTAGCCGTGAAGAAGACCTTCGGCTTCAAGCCCTCCGAAATCATCAGCCAGCTCAAGCTGCGCCGCCCGATCTACTCCAAGACCACGAACTACGGTCACTTCGGCAAGAGTGACTCCGACATCACCTGGGAGAAGACCGACAAAGCCGTTGCTCTCAAGAAGGCTGCTCTTTCAGCCGCCAAACTCAAATAA